Proteins from a single region of Harmonia axyridis chromosome 4, icHarAxyr1.1, whole genome shotgun sequence:
- the LOC123679018 gene encoding pre-mRNA-splicing factor SPF27 has protein sequence MAGEVIVDALPYIDEGYNEAGVRDAALAMVEEECRRYRPTKNYLEHLPPLNISSFETQMIHNEFERLQNRSPMEHFSMKRYELPPPPSGKANEISAWQECVDNSEAQLKHQGVRISNLNLMIEYFCPTWQRYLQTVTDTEKIATSKVVALRQSLQELNWERKSSQTKVGEQLKELEAKWVQLVSKNYSIEQACCMAEEFINKIKDNPELMISEGNDMENMLKPMS, from the exons atggCCGGAGAAGTAATTGTTGATGCTTTACCTTACATTGACGAAGGATATAATGAAGCCGGAGTCCGTGACGCA GCTCTTGCTATGGTAGAAGAAGAATGCAGACGTTATAGACCCACAAAAAATTACTTGGAACACCTACCGCCATTGAATATATCTTCTTTTGAAACCCAAATGATACATAATGAATTTGAAAGATTACAAAACAGGAGTCCTATGGAACATTTCTCAATGAAACGTTATGAATTACCTCCACCACCAAGTGGTAAGGCAAATGAAATAAGCGCATGGCAAGAATGTGTTGATAACTCAGAAGCTCAACTAAAACATCAGGGAGTaagaatatcaaatttgaatttgatgatAGAATACTTTTGCCCAACATGGCAAAGATATTTACAAACGGTTACAGATACAGAAAAGATAGCCACTTCTAAAGTAGTTGCTCTGCGACAATCATTACAAGAATTGAACTGGGAAAGAAAATCCAGTCAAACAAAAGTTGGTGAACAATTAAAAGAACTAGAAGCCAAATGGGTTCAACTAGTATCTAAAAATTATAGTATTGAGCAAGCTTGCTGTATGGCAGAAGAgtttataaataaaatcaaagaTAACCCTGAATTAATGATTTCTGAAGGAAATGATATGGAAAATATGTTGAAACCCATGTCATAA
- the LOC123679017 gene encoding dolichyl-diphosphooligosaccharide--protein glycosyltransferase subunit 2, with protein MFRLKLIGLTILLCLTIGVNSSVKGYIGSVDTKKFLLVLSESLSEDSSDLTGIYYGAAGHKLLNVKLDVLITKKNCDALLKNFKGDEDPEIVFYAFGAWSHLECPGKIHKEETLKYLHNIVLNEKSSPADIRFASAALKVVGDKLPNPAKVSQLLLSKLKEDDSLINLGHAIHTSLMLGNHGKFAIDRAEDVVVQLDEVNGKLLQWEGGLSTTSLLLTGLLRLQGLKPLTQIQADKIANYLLTRKTVQTAKGIVALLDAIKVLTTSSVSPVSIGIMGKSSVSTEKPELKVRVSDLLGAPIKPLPGPVIAVSATRVVDDVVVLSKQPLTAGSGPSEFILPLRLDPDHYQVVLNTGDNTESFNVRVMGPVNLKTFEIGLGDLDGTGAPRLTKLDYPNKLSSILQADSSHLLISKFSLSRSVHQAFLRLYSSKKEIIFIAEQDNNKVYKVEINLNAEFTYSGIFNMEIILGDPVMSNPLTWNLGQIDLNLGKIDPQVKSLKAPKQEIKHLFRQAEKRPSTTVSLLFSILTAAPILLLLVLWLKIGLNIKNFSVVSLPFHIGFGSILGLFLCFWLKLDMFTTCAWLIPLGAFTFLSGHKVLSNLAGNKKSDKKD; from the exons ATGTTTAGGCTAAAGTTAATag gattaacaatattattatgTCTCACAATAGGTGTTAACAGTAGCGTTAAAGGTTATATCGGATCTGTAGATACTAAAAAGTTCTTATTAGTTTTGTCTGAATCATTGTCCGAAGATAGTTCAGATTTGACTGGAATTTACTATGGAGCAGCTGGACATAAATTATTAAATGTAAAATTAGATGTATtaataaccaaaaaaaattgtgatgccttactaaaaaatttcaaaggcgATGAAGACCCTGAGATAGTTTTTTACGCATTCGGAGCTTGGTCGCATCTAGAATGTCCAGGTAAAATTCACAAAGAAGAAACTCTTAAG TATCTGCATAACATTGTATTAAATGAAAAGTCATCCCCGGCTGATATCCGATTTGCTTCTGCAGCACTAAAAGTTGTTGGTGATAAATTACCCAATCCTGCCAAAGTTTCACAGTTATTACTATCCAAACTAAAGGAGGATGATAGTTTAATCAATTTGGGACATGCCATTCATACTTCCTTGATGTTGGGAAACCATGGAAAATTTGCCATAGATAGAGCAGAAGATGTTGTTGTCCAATTAGATGAGGTTAATGGAAAATTACTGCAATGGGAAGGTGGTTTGAGTACAACATCTCTACTTTTGACTGGTTTGCTTAGACTACAAGGTCTTAAACCATTGACACAGATTCAAGCTGATAAAATTGCTAATTATTTACTCACAAGAAAAACTGTTCAAACTGCTAAAGGCATTGTTGCCTTGTTGGATGCAATTAAAGTTTTAACTACTAGTTCTGTTTCTCCTGTGAGTATAGGAATTATGGGTAAATCTTCTGTGAGTACTGAAAAGCCAGAACTGAAGGTACGAGTATCAGATTTACTTGGAGCACCCATCAAACCACTTCCAGGCCCGGTAATTGCAGTATCAGCAACTAGAGTAGTAGACGATGTAGTAGTTCTTTCAAAACAACCACTAACTGCTGGTTCAGGTCCTAGTGAGTTCATTCTTCCTCTTCGTTTGGATCCAGATCACTATCAAGTTGTTTTGAATACAGGAGATAATACAGAAAGCTTTAATGTGAGGGTTATGGGTCCAGTCAATCTTAAAACATTTGAGATTGGTCTTGGAGATCTCGATGGTACTGGTGCTCCTCGTTTAACAAAACTTGATTACCCTAATAAACTATCTAGCATTCTGCAAGCAGATTCAAGTCATTTGttaatttcaaagttttcaCTTTCACGTTCTGTTCATCAAGCTTTTTTGAGACTATATTCTtctaaaaaagaaattattttcatagcAGAACAAGATAATAATAAAGTCTATAAGGTCGAAATCAATTTAAATGCAGAGTTTACTTATTCAGGTATTTTCAATATGGAGATTATATTAGGTGATCCAGTCATGAGTAACCCTCTCACTTGGAATCTTGGtcaaattgatttgaatttgggaaaaattgaccCTCAAGTGAAAAGTCTCAAAGCACCAAAGCAAGAGATAAAACATCTATTCAGACAGGCTGAAAAACGACCGTCAACTACAGtctcattattattttcaattcttacaGCTGCTCCTATTCTTCTACTTTTAGTTTTGTGGTTGAAAATTGGCCtgaatattaagaatttttctgttgtttctcTTCCCTTTCACATAGGATTTGGCTCAATATTAGGtctctttctatgtttttggCTTAAATTAGATATGTTCACAACTTGCGCATGGTTGATACCTCTTGGAGCATTCACTTTCTTATCTGGTCATAAAGTATTGAGTAACTTAGCTGGCAATAAAAAGTCTGATAAGAAAGATTGA